One Panicum virgatum strain AP13 chromosome 9K, P.virgatum_v5, whole genome shotgun sequence genomic region harbors:
- the LOC120651014 gene encoding protein NETWORKED 1D-like isoform X1 — MAALARHDSRQYSWLWVSHISPKNSKWLQENLSDMDTKVKAMIKLINEDADSFARRAEMYYKKRPELMKLVEEFYRAYRALAERYDQATGALRQAHRTMSEAFPNQMPSVSDESPSSFGQEIEPQTPDMSTFNRAPFGSDEQKDGVGVSPQLSTSKRNGTHPEETSALSSRKGLKLFHDFSSSGENARAGFDGKVRKGLTFESPEGKGKEDISKDMVNLQQEVSRLLAESQKLKQEMLSESERANKAENEIQILKETVLQLNSDKDTSLLQYNQSSERIFTLESELSKAQTDLKKLTDEMAADVQKLINAETLNIALQSEAEGLDLKMKMQQEELDQKLKELESFRLSFQEEHENRIHAENALLSQGKELAQSHEEVQRLIAEIKMTNEKLNELKQTNRDLENTVCELKKDIESLTEQNHSSEVLIQKLNDEINTLKDSKNELQSEIQSLKSIISQLNTEKNEALLQHQQCVEQVSVLESQLSKLQSELEGAEKKVQLLTQDLEQKREEANIVHAQLQDECHRRTQTEATLLMTEGMHSLLQEKMETLTQDLDGSTKKLSELENDKLNLESTLEELKSTILDLNKENDAAVLAQQQSLEKASDLELELSKIQLELEKHKQKVQLLEQEIAHKNESEDSLELSLKDECEKRLQAQTSLESMERMYSESQEDVSRLHLEIEKQNVKLNELENLSFELQKTILLLNNEKDATLHENQQSAARISDLESALTALKAELEQVEGKIQILEQELEHKKEEADNLQNSLHDEAQKRVEGETSLLMMTNLRSESQNEVNRLALEIEKLTGNLSQVENSKMDLENIVTKHTEEIHILREQNISTELMIKDLNRELDVLKELNVKLQTEMGLHIGEKEALQRDFACQRDEKENLEGMHHSLVDEMEALKTSAAINQKLIEELQITNLKLKEVCAKNEVEKALLSEKVQEVEKLSEEYSLLENSLSDANAEMDALREKIKAFEASESSLKDIISSHVSEKAVLASELEILGKSLSDVSEKNSTLDISLSDMKTELEDLRTKLKNSEESCQAHLANNSALSAEIDAMRENLKALEASESSLKDAISCHVSEKAVLVAELEILGKSLSDVSEKNSILDISLSDTKIELEDLRTKLKDCEQSCQVLSAEKNNLFSQLESITVIMKALEDKHSSVSREKDFAYDHVRELQGQLRIKNEEYEVAVKSHQLQVDSYEKQISSLQDENHYMEEVLQQEQQKNICASINTVILESSLADEQDKKVALFTECKKYAEANHSATMLVSELMEEARYHEEEKKTLLMHNEKLREGISQQMKVLNICKDIGPADLAEDEILLQTVSDETDNILKLKGETEDVNMLMYTELSVLSTVLLQVGMELRDLHLQKCALEKEVESGAAESISLQNRNHQMLEQNELLRQGLQESSEREEVLKTEVFDMQEKLSCLKESYQVSQDEITDLTKTNESLSKEYQFLSEKYNFLEDENSTVLEECMMLENLCLFFRGHNNEIASALVSLTDEMALLSLAKGDLDLEVNELSRRLTVLELENNHLKEYFVYLLEILRTRLVLSEFDLNTNKIICQELFIELENCMSQLMQKDDELLEVEEKFQFLQEKNRELCGVVGSLQVAIEGAKVVKGELEKKITRLSEQCTTKDDEILQLHQANEALQSDVEQYERQFVALMDDAITSSVNSAVYEEKALELLMEGKDTEISTITLKELLMKEIYSRDAHIEELQKKMTGIQEEHVELKAESSTHLNLIASLADHVSVLEQNTFSLSKPCSTEGKEETAQVPHVQEGNDGLESHCLPRGTPELQGLIARIEALQVVVLNAKDRQDQESAESAAKLVAANTEIQDLKARGSSRMEAKEIYSDSEKQKDVEVSKGKQVQIMKDIELDKISTCPPYGMGATLYPLGNGANAELDDDMLQLWEAAETNCKNQTAKSSSSEHDIQAVEEVKSEYPSSELVRGRDLGINKLEVSKGPVEPHEMWSKSVLERLASDAQRLLSMQASIEELKRKMDEPAKGKSPMNSEYSSVSTQLNETEGYVLEQINFNNKLTRKAENYPALSDNMNTEREGYSSRRKISEQVQKGSENVARLELELQKIQYVLLKLEEEHEYRRLKVSDKRTRVLLRDYLYGRKDRGGGQKKKKKRAPFCGCVRPKPRTEP; from the exons ATGGCAGCTCTGGCTCGTCATGACTCAAGGCAGTACTCATGGTTGTGGGTCAGCCATATCAGCCCCAAGAACTCCAAATGGCTCCAGGAAAATCTCAGCG ATATGGACACAAAGGTTAAAGCAATGATCAAACTTATCAATGAAGATGCTGATTCTTTTGCAAGGAGAGCGGAGATGTACTACAAGAAACGTCCAGAGCTAATGAAATTGGTGGAGGAGTTCTATCGAGCATACCGTGCGCTGGCAGAAAGGTATGATCAGGCCACTGGGGCACTTCGTCAGGCTCATAGAACAATGTCTGAAGCATTTCCAAATCAGATGCCTTCAGTGTCAGATGAATCACCCTCTTCTTTCGGCCAAGAAATAGAGCCACAAACTCCAGATATGTCTACCTTCAACCGCGCACCATTTGGTTCCGATGAGCAGAAGGATGGAGTTGGTGTGTCACCACAGCTTTCCACCTCCAAGAGGAATGGTACACACCCAGAGGAAACCAGTGCATTGTCAAGTCGAAAAGGTCTAAAATTGTTCCATGATTTTTCATCGAGTGGTGAAAATGCTCGTGCTGGTTTTGATGGAAAGGTGCGGAAAGGTCTAACCTTTGAAAGCCCAGAAGGTAAAGGAAAAGAAGATATCAGCAAAGACATGGTAAATTTGCAACAAGAAGTTTCAAGACTATTAGCTGAGAGCCAGAAGCTGAAACAAGAGATGTTGTCAGAATCTGAGCGGGCAAACAAAGCTGAAAATGAGATCCAAATTCTTAAGGAGACAGTATTGCAATTAAATTCTGATAAAGACACATCTCTTCTGCAATATAATCAGTCCTCTGAGCGAATATTTACATTGGAGTCTGAACTCTCTAAGGCACAGACTGACCTCAAGAAGCTAACTGATGAAATGGCTGCAGATGTCCAGAAACTAATTAATGCTGAAACACTCAATATTGCACTACAGTCTGAAGCTGAGGGTTTGGATCTGAAGATGAAGATGCAACAAGAAGAACTAGACCAAAAGCTGAAGGAATTGGAAAGTTTCCGTTTAAGCTTCCAGGAGGAGCACGAAAATCGCATACATGCTGAAAATGCTCTACTTTCCCAGGGGAAGGAGCTTGCTCAATCTCACGAAGAAGTACAGAGGTTGATTGCAGAAATAAAGATGACAAATGAAAAGTTGAATGAGCTCAAGCAGACCAACCGGGACCTTGAGAACACTGTTTGTGAGCTGAAGAAGGATATTGAGAGCCTTACTGAACAAAACCACTCTTCTGAGGTGCTTATACAGAAACTTAATGATGAGATAAATACGCTCAAGGATTCAAAGAATGAACTTCAAAGTGAAATACAAAGCCTTAAGAGCATCATTTCACAGCTAAACACTGAGAAGAATGAAGCTCTACTTCAACACCAGCAGTGTGTGGAGCAGGTTTCAGTTCTCGAATCTCAGCTCTCAAAGCTACAATCAGAGCTAGAGGGGGCTGAGAAGAAAGTACAGTTGCTGACACAAGATCTTgaacaaaagagagaagaagcgAACATTGTCCACGCCCAGCTACAAGATGAATGCCATAGGCGCACACAAACTGAAGCAACTCTTCTCATGACAGAGGGTATGCATTCCCTGTTGCAGGAAAAAATGGAAACACTAACACAAGATCTTGACGGATCAACGAAGAAGCTGAGTGAGTTGGAAAACGACAAGTTAAATCTGGAGAGCACACTGGAGGAACTGAAGAGCACCATTCTGGATTTGAACAAGGAGAATGATGCAGCAGTTCTTGCACAACAACAGTCATTGGAGAAAGCATCTGATTTGGAGTTAGAACTCTCAAAGATCCAGTTGGAACTGGAGAAGCATAAACAGAAAGTTCAGTTACTGGAGCAAGAAATTGCACATAAGAATGAAAGTGAGGACAGCTTGGAGTTGAGTTTGAAAGATGAATGTGAGAAGAGACTTCAAGCCCAAACATCACTTGAGTCAATGGAGAGAATGTACTCTGAGTCTCAGGAAGACGTGAGTAGGTTGCATCTAGAAATTGAGAAGCAGAATGTTAAGTTGAATGAGTTGGAGAACTTGTCATTTGAACTTCAGAAAACCATCCTACTTCTAAACAACGAGAAGGATGCTACCCTTCATGAGAACCAGCAGTCTGCAGCGAGAATATCTGATCTGGAATCTGCACTGACAGCTTTgaaggctgaactggagcaggTTGAAGGGAAAATACAGATATTGGAACAAGAACTCGAGCATAAGAAAGAAGAAGCAGATAACCTCCAAAATAGCCTACACGACGAAGCTCAGAAACGCGTTGAAGGAGAAACATCTCTCCTTATGATGACAAATCTTCGCTCTGAGTCACAGAATGAAGTGAACAGGTTGGCGCTGGAAATTGAGAAGCTGACTGGCAATTTAAGTCAGGTGGAGAACAGTAAGATGGATCTGGAGAACATTGTAACCAAGCATACGGAGGAGATCCATATTCTTCGTGAACAGAATATTTCTACTGAGCTTATGATAAAGGACCTTAATCGTGAATTGGACGTTTTGAAGGAATTGAATGTGAAACTTCAGACAGAAATGGGGTTACACATAGGTGAAAAGGAAGCACTTCAGAGAGATTTTGCTTGCCAAAGGGATGAGAAGGAAAATCTAGAGGGGATGCACCACAGTCTGGTTGATGAGATGGAAGCCCTGAAAACCAGTGCAGCAATAAACCAGAAGCTAATTGAGGAATTGCAAATTACGAACTTAAAACTGAAGGAGGTGTGCGCAAAGAATGAGGTAGAAAAGGCACTTCTCTCAGAAAAGGTCcaagaggtggagaagctatCTGAAGAGTATTCACTCTTGGAGAACTCACTTTCAGATGCAAATGCTGAAATGGATGCACTGAGGGAGAAGATAAAAGCATTTGAGGCTTCAGAAAGCTCTCTGAAGGATATAATTTCCAGTCATGTTTCGGAAAAGGCTGTTCTTGCATCAGAGCTAGAGATTCTCGGTAAAAGTTTATCTGATGTTTCAGAGAAGAATTCCACCTTGGATATCTCATTATCTGATATGAAAACTGAGCTAGAAGATTTGAGAACAAAGCTGAAGAATTCTGAAGAATCCTGCCAAGCTCACCTCGCAAATAACTCAGCTCTCTCTGCTGAAATCGATGCAATGAGGGAGAATCTAAAAGCATTAGAGGCATCAGAAAGCTCTCTGAAGGATGCAATTTCCTGCCATGTTTCTGAAAAGGCTGTTCTTGTTGCAGAGCTGGAGATCCTTGGTAAAAGTTTATCTGATGTTTCAGAGAAGAATTCCATCTTGGATATCTCATTATCTGATACAAAAATTGAGCTAGAAGATTTGAGAACGAAGCTGAAAGATTGTGAACAATCCTGCCAGGTTCTCTCTGCTGAAAAGAACAATCTGTTCTCTCAG TTGGAGAGCATTACAGTGATTATGAAAGCCCTTGAAGATAAGCACTCCTCTGTATCAAGAGAGAAGGATTTTGCATATGATCACGTAAGGGAACTGCAAGGTCAGTTGAGAATTAAAAATGAGGAATATGAAGTTGCAGTAAAATCACATCAACTGCAAGTAGACAGTTACGAGAAACAGATTTCTTCTCTGCAAGATGAAAACCATTATATGGAGGAGGTGCTTCAACAGGAACAACAGAAAAATATATGTGCTTCTATTAATACAGTTATCTTGGAGAGCAGTTTGGCTGATGAACAAGACAAGAAGGTTGCTCTTTTCACTGAATGCAAGAAGTATGCTGAGGCAAATCATTCTGCAACAATGTTAGTTTCAGAGCTGATGGAGGAAGCCAGATATCATGAGGAGGAGAAAAAAACATTGCTAATGCATAATGAAAAACTGAGGGAAGGGATTTCACAGCAAATGAAGGTTCTGAATATCTGCAAAGATATAGGACCTGCTGATTTAGCTGAGGACGAAATTCTGTTGCAGACTGTTTCAGATGAAACCGATAACATTCTGAAACTTAAGGGTGAAACAGAAGATGTGAATATGCTCATGTACACTGAGCTTTCAGTTCTCTCAACTGTTTTGCTGCAAGTAGGGATGGAGCTCAGAGACCTGCACTTACAGAAGTGTGCCCTAGAGAAAGAAGTGGAAAGTGGAGCAGCAGAATCGATTTCTTTGCAAAATAGAAATCACCAGATGTTGGAACAGAATGAACTGCTTAGGCAAGGATTACAGGAAAGCAGTGAGAGGGAAGAGGTTCTGAAAACTGAAGTATTCGACATGCAAGAGAAGCTATCTTGCTTAAAAGAGTCCTACCAGGTCTCACAAGATGAAATTACCGACCTGACCAAGACAAATGAGTCCTTGTCTAAGGAATACCAGTTCTTGAGTGAGAAGtacaatttcttggaagatgaAAATAGTACTGTACTTGAAGAATGCATGATGCTTGAGAACTTGTGTTTATTCTTTAGGGGACATAATAATGAGATAGCATCTGCATTGGTTTCTCTTACAGACGAGATGGCTTTGTTGAGTTTGGCTAAGGGTGATCTTGATCTTGAAGTTAATGAGCTGAGCAGAAGGTTGACGGTGCTTGAATTGGAAAATAATCACTTAAAGGAATATTTCGTTTACTTGCTAGAGATTCTGAGGACTCGTTTAGTCCTTTCAGAGTTTGATTTGAACACCAATAAAATTATCTGCCAGGAGTTGTTCATTGAACTTGAAAATTGCATGTCACAGTTGATGCAGAAGGATGATGAGCTACTGGAAGTAGAAGAAAAGTTTCAGTTCTTGCAAGAAAAGAACCGGGAACTGTGTGGAGTTGTTGGGTCTCTTCAGGTTGCGATTGAAGGTGCTAAAGTGGTGAAAGGAGAATTGGAAAAGAAAATCACAAGACTAAGTGAGCAGTGTACGACCAAGGATGATGAAATTTTGCAACTTCATCAAGCCAATGAGGCATTGCAATCAGATGTTGAGCAATATGAAAGGCAATTTGTTGCCCTGATGGATGATGCAATTACCTCTTCAGTGAATTCTGCGGTCTATGAAGAAAAAGCACTCGAGCTTTTGATGGAAGGTAAAGATACAGAAATTAGTACAATAACCCTAAAGGAGTTGCTAATGAAGGAGATCTATTCACGTGATGCTCACATTGAGGAGCTTCAGAAAAAAATGACTGGCATTCAGGAAGAACATGTAGAACTGAAAGCTGAGTCAAGCACACATCTAAATCTCATAGCATCATTGGCTGATCATGTCAGCGTACTGGAACAAAACACATTTTCTTTGTCCAAACCTTGCAgtacagaaggcaaagag GAAACTGCACAGGTACCTCATGTGCAAGAGGGCAACGATGGGCTGGAATCTCACTGCTTACCCCGAGGAACTCCAGAGTTACAAGGGTTGATTGCAAGAATAGAAGCACTCCAAGTTGTTGTATTGAATGCCAAAGATCGTCAAGATCAGGAGTCTGCTGAGTCTGCAGCTAAATTGGTGGCAGCAAATACTGAAATTCAAGACCTTAAAGCAAGAGGCAGCTCGCGCATGGAAGCAAAGGAAATATATTCTGACAGTGAGAAACAAAAAGATGTTGAGGTCTCGAAAGGGAAGCAAGTCCAGATAATGAAGGACATTGAACTCGACAAAATATCTACATGTCCACCATATGGAATGGGAGCTACCCTCTATCCCCTTGGCAATGGCGCAAATGCTGAGTTGGATGATGATATGCTTCAGCTGTGGGAGGCTGCGGAGACGAACTGCAAGAATCAAACAGCCAAGTCGTCGTCATCTGAGCATGACATACAAGCGGTTGAGGAGGTGAAGAGTGAGTACCCTTCCTCTGAGCTAGTAAGGGGAAGGGACCTCGGGATCAATAAGCTAGAGGTGTCAAAGGGACCTGTAGAGCCCCATGAAATGTGGAGCAAGAGTGTACTTGAGAGGCTCGCTTCTGATGCTCAGAGGCTGTTGAGCATGCAAGCGAGCATCGAGGAGTTGAAGCGGAAAATGGACGAACCAGCAAAGGGCAAATCCCCAATGAATTCTGAGTACAGTAGTGTGAGCACTCAGCTTAATGAGACTGAGGGATATGTCTTGGAACAGATCAATTTCAACAACAAATTGACTAGGAAGGCTGAGAATTATCCCGCCTTGTCGGATAATATGAACACTGAGCGAGAAGGGTACTCCAGCAGGAGGAAAATCTCCGAGCAGGTGCAGAAAGGGTCGGAAAATGTGGCGAGATTGGAACTCGAGCTTCAGAAGATACAGTACGTCCTGCTCAAACTTGAGGAAGAGCATGAGTACCGAAGGCTCAAGGTCTCTGACAAGCGCACCCGTGTGCTTCTTAGGGATTATTTGTATGGAAGGAAGGACCGAGGTGGCgggcagaagaagaaaaagaagagggcCCCATTCTGCGGCTGCGTGCGTCCTAAACCAAGAACTGAGCCCTAA